The following are from one region of the Salvia hispanica cultivar TCC Black 2014 chromosome 1, UniMelb_Shisp_WGS_1.0, whole genome shotgun sequence genome:
- the LOC125201005 gene encoding putative disease resistance protein RGA4: MAEGLLEADGNNDLEFVGENYFNILLDNSLLQITTRNDDREECVMHDLVHDLAYSVLGGSHNASDIFPIRYMFLEDKSKDVLVKNAKYLRTLLVMGNICGNMFSEFKCLHVLTFKSYGVIEFPSSIRKLIHLRVLNIRGSTIERLPDWIGELVHLQTLRAEISCFSLTRKHQLPSTLKYLINLRHLCVGEEVDLPAEMGLLTSLRTLERFEVGDKSGYKLEELGSLNNLKGKLEISRLEKVGNKEEAEKANLHKKSKLLELNLMWNRNREGETTNDENVLEGLQPHSNLKKLWIYGFKGKSFPLWTRKMEVEKVGETSSCVPLNNLIEISLSRCSECEEIPMLGQLPNLKSLGLYGLTNVKSINSSDHESQCIVFPALENLELVYMPRLTEWVHTESVGVSGVKLFPRLQCLVIQFCEQLMNFPALFRSSLKKLTIRDIGSYRPLANIFETKLTLLTQLRVEGIDDLECLPNWLFGSNPNLLELEIAECPNLRGLPDGLCTIISLEKLIIKKCQNLEHMGVQESEGSLTCLKELVIEDCNALVYLPCEMVGSSLKTLKLENLSSLQNLAGIVDCLPKLARLRTLSILGVPQFSAVYYVGSHSLELDFSVLGSMEIVDGILQGCNNLPPIKEIKLKWREGWESLPESIQTLTALKLLKLENFGMEELPEWLGNLSSRLWGLEISNCNKLRRLPIQSIAKLRYFSISECPGVCFDISQWPDISHIARIDIDGQRVLTENDDAVHREEMWRNFLERKHRQNSYTEVEEAKDEVEEEAEVEAKDEVEEEDGEAEVEAKEEEESKRGKDLCLSLRCFQRARR; the protein is encoded by the exons ATGGCAGAAGGACTTCTTGAAGCTGATGGAAATAATGACTTGGAATTTGTGGGAGAAAACTATTTCAATATACTTCTAGACAATTCTTTACTGCAAATTACAACAAGAAATGATGACCGGGAGGAATGTGTGATGCATGATCTTGTGCATGATCTTGCATATTCTGTTTTAGGTGGTTCTCATAATGCATCTGACATCTTCCCAATTCGATACATGTTCCTTGAAGACAAGTCAAAGGATGTTTTggtaaaaaatgcaaaatatttgCGAACACTATTGGTCATGGGTAACATTTGTGGTAACATGTTCTCAGAGTTCAAATGTCTTCATGTTTTAACCTTTAAGAGTTATGGAGTTATTGAGTTCCCAAGTTCAATCAGGAAGTTGATACATTTGAGAGTTCTTAATATTAGGGGATCAACAATTGAGCGTCTTCCGGATTGGATTGGTGAACTGGTTCACTTGCAAACATTGAGAGCAGAGATAAGTTGTTTTAGTCTAACAAGGAAACATCAACTTCCAAGTACTTTGAAGTACTTGATTAACTTAAGGCATCTTTGTGTTGGAGAAGAGGTAGATTTGCCTGCCGAGATGGGGCTATTAACTTCTCTCCGAACCCTAGAGCGTTTTGAGGTGGGCGACAAGAGTGGCTACAAACTCGAAGAACTTGGAAGTTTGAACAATCTCAAAGGAAAATTGGAAATTTCTAGGCTGGAAAAGGTTGGTAATAAGGAAGAGGCTGAGAAAGCAAATCTACATAAAAAGTCAAAGTTATTGGAGTTGAACTTGATGTGGAATCGGAATAGAGAAGGTGAAACTACAAATGATGAGAATGTGTTGGAAGGCCTTCAACCTCACTCAAATTTGAAGAAGTTATGGATTTATGGATTCAAGGGAAAAAGTTTTCCACTATGGACTCGAAAGATGGAAGTTGAAAAAGTGGGTGAAACCTCCTCTTGTGTACCACTTAACAATTTGATTGAGATAAGTCTGTCAAGGTGCTCAGAATGTGAAGAAATCCCAATGTTAGGGCAGCTGCCAAATCTCAAGTCTCTTGGTTTGTATGGATTGACTAATGTGAAGTCCATAAATTCTTCTGACCATGAATCCCAATGTATTGTTTTTCCAGCTCTTGAAAATCTCGAATTGGTTTACATGCCAAGGCTGACAGAGTGGGTACACACAGAATCAGTGGGTGTAAGTGGTGTCAAGCTATTTCCTCGCCTCCAGTGCTTGGTGATCCAATTTTGCGAgcaattgatgaattttccaGCTCTTTTCCGGTCGTCTCTCAAAAAGTTGACTATTAGAGACATTGGGAGCTACAGGCCTTTGGCAAACATATTTGAGACCAAGTTGACATTGCTAACACAGCTAAGAGTAGAAGGAATAGATGATTTGGAATGCCTCCCAAATTGGTTATTCGGAAGCAATCCCAATCTGTTGGAATTGGAGATAGCGGAATGCCCCAATTTGAGAGGACTACCAGATGGTCTATGCACCATCATCTCTTTGGAGAAGTTGATTATAAAAAagtgtcaaaatttggaacaTATGGGCGTACAAGAATCAGAAGGAAGCCTCACATGTCTTAAAGAGTTGGTTATTGAGGACTGCAATGCTTTGGTGTATCTGCCATGTGAAATGGTAGGATCCTCGCTCAAGACATTGAAGTTGGAGAATTTAAGTAGCCTACAGAATCTAGCAGGAATAGTTGACTGTCTGCCGAAATTGGCCCGTCTAAGAACGTTGAGCATTCTTGGCGTTCCTCAATTTTCGGCTGTTTATTATGTTGGTAGTCATAGCCTGGAATTAGATTTTAGTGTGCTGGGATCAATGGAGATTGTTGATGGCATATTGCAAGGATGCAACAACTTACCCCCAATTAAAGAGATAAAATTGAAGTGGAGGGAAGGTTGGGAAAGTCTGCCGGAATCAATTCAAACTCTCACTGCTCTGAAACTGTTAAAGTTGGAGAATTTTGGAATGGAAGAGTTACCTGAGTGGTTAGGAAACTTGTCATCCCGATTATGGGGGTTGGAGATAAGTAATTGCAACAAGTTAAGGCGTCTACCCATACAGAGCATCGCTAAGTTAAGATACTTTAGTATTTCAGAGTGCCCAGGAGTATGTTTTGACATTTCCCAATGGCCCGACATTTCCCATATCGCCCGCATCGACATTGATGGACAAC GAGTGTTGACAGAAAATGATGATGCAGTGCACAGAGAGGAAATGTGGAGAAATTTCTTGGAGAGAAAGCATCGCCAAAATTCTTATA CTGAAGTAGAAGAAGCTAAAgatgaagttgaagaagaagctgAAGTTGAAGCTAAAgatgaagttgaagaagaagatggagaaGCTGAAGTTGAAgctaaagaagaagaagaaagtaaaAGGGGAAAGGATTTGTGTTTGAGTTTGAGGTGCTTCCAAAGAGCGAGGAGGTGA
- the LOC125205791 gene encoding disease resistance protein RGA2-like, translating into MHNIIINQLSVYKKKKNGLSIISISKRKEERDIAKNSKLSAERMLGEDATTVIKVLVKTLIYRTKKEFLRVQGLNREAAKLTGNMDALQKFLEDAENRTIPSESVKRWLDKLKEVTIIADNVLDEFNYYLLSKANKPIKPMKQKVLSCLSSSCVNISHSRSMALRIQEINEILYSIDKEAADLGLKEMLATNEPTLPYATFVTDSFTFDPNFIGRDEEVSIIVEKVTSCITTDERVSILAIVGMGGLGKTTLTRKVFNILKEKNLFGSYIWVHVSQIFDPIALLKNILMELVFCSYYEIETESRQDMLKRIQEALNDKSYLLILDDVWHEDRPTWDGFINSLLGVSSINGNVIVVTTRSMVVATTVNALPTYKLEGLPKEDCWSIIKAKTFGEEDAPSQCEAIGIEIAKKCKGLPLAAKVVGGVLHNKSFEEWHSIKDNWLSQDEGDRIRKILKLSFDNLFSLSLKKCFTYCSVFPKGHKIVRQELIELWISEGFLQHDERNDMESVGNNVFNNLVHNSLLVVEERDAYGNVESCVMHNLMHDLASSLLSGADQVRYLYHGVGDGDINERTKQASKYMRTLIFQGEIIETTVFSSFKYLNVLTLNCDKVTELPSSIRKLIYLRHLNISRTQIEILPDWICELRCLQRLYALTMSLRELPSTFEYLINLLYFYIQSGVQLPPRIGRLTNLQALKFRVAELKGYTIEELGSLDNLERLSIQNLEKVADIEEAKKAKLSEKQRLSTLELEWAENGEGERKDESLKNKRERDDEAVAVLEGLEPHQELKVLKIAGFKGERLPSWIVERRLDRLIEITLSSCQEFEEIPTLGQLPNLKFLSLSKLSSVRSINSLFCWTGNSDEVIFPSLESLLLLNMADLSERSQTEFSNEVKVFPRLKSLKIHHCYRLEYLPNWLFRKTHSVSQLDIKHCPMLRALPDGLHALDSLEQLTIRGCRNLKSIAYPSGGRSFPSLRSLEIHDCHELVELVEPSAPLLKKVSVVELKSLQNLPRFLRCLEKSQFLEQLTVVAVPTFMFNSSGYVWPFRRLKKLEIDISRLWSEENRVAINARVDYILQDCHVLEKKHCMNEKGVPVSGSVYESFMAQHKK; encoded by the exons ATgcacaatataataattaatcaactcagtgtatacaagaagaagaagaacggTCTATCGATAATATCCATCTCcaagagaaaagaagaaagagataTTGCGAAGAACTCTAAG TTATCAGCTGAAAGAATGTTGGGAGAAGATGCGACCACCGTCATTAAAGTTCTTGTTAAAACCCTGATCTACCGCACCAAGAAAGAGTTCTTACGGGTTCAAGGTCTCAACAGAGAAGCGGCAAAACTGACTGGGAATATGGATGCTCTCCAGAAATTCTTGGAAGACGCCGAGAATCGTACCATTCCCAGTGAATCTGTCAAAAGGTGGCTCGACAAGCTTAAAGAGGTGACCATCATAGCTGACAATGTTTTGGATGAGTTCAACTATTATCTCCTTTCCAAAGCAAACAAGCCCATTAAACCCATGAAACAAAAGGTACTATCATGCCTCTCCTCATCATGCGTTAATATTTCACATTCCCGAAGTATGGCTCTTAGAATCCAAGAAATCAATGAGATTTTGTATTCCATTGACAAAGAGGCTGCCGACCTTGGCCTCAAAGAGATGCTTGCCACCAATGAGCCCACTTTGCCTTATGCTACTTTTGTAACTGACTCATTCACTTTTGATCCAAATTTTATTGGAAGAGATGAGGAGGTGTCAATTATAGTTGAAAAGGTTACCTCTTGTATCACAACCGATGAACGTGTTTCTATCCTCGCCATTGTGGGAATGGGAGGATTGGGGAAGACTACTTTGACTAGAAAAGtctttaatattctaaaagaaaagaatttgtTTGGATCATATATTTGGGTGCatgtttctcaaatttttgatCCAATTGCCCTGCTCAAGAATATTCTCATGGAGTTGGTTTTCTGTTCctattatgaaattgaaactGAGAGTAGGCAAGATATGCTGAAAAGGATTCAAGAAGCTTTGAACGATAAATCTTATCTTCTTATTCTTGATGATGTTTGGCATGAAGATCGTCCCACATGGGATGGTTTTATCAATTCCTTGTTGGGCGTTAGTTCTATTAACGGAAATGTCATTGTTGTTACCACCAGAAGTATGGTGGTGGCTACCACCGTGAATGCACTTCCAACATATAAATTGGAAGGATTACCGAAGGAAGATTGTTGGTCAATTATCAAAGCAAAAACATTTGGTGAAGAGGATGCTCCGTCACAATGTGAGGCCATTGGGATTGAGATtgcaaaaaaatgtaaaggTTTGCCATTAGCTGCCAAGGTAGTTGGTGGAGTACTGCACAATAAATCTTTTGAAGAATGGCACTCAATCAAAGATAATTGGCTTTCACAAGATGAAGGAGATCGTATCAGAAAGATATTGAAGTTGAGCTTTGATAATTTGTTTTCACTGTCACTGAAGAAGTGCTTCACATACTGTTCGGTTTTCCCAAAAGGTCACAAAATAGTGAGGCAGGAGTTGATTGAGCTATGGATATCAGAAGGGTTTCTCCAACATGATGAAAGAAATGACATGGAGTCTGTGGGAAACAACGTATTCAATAATCTTGTACACAACTCTTTATTGGTAGTTGAAGAGAGAGATGCTTATGGAAATGTTGAAAGTTGCGTGATGCACAATCTTATGCATGATCTCGCAAGTTCTCTTTTAAGTGGAGCCGATCAAGTTCGATATTTATATCATGGAGTTGGTGATGGTGATATAAATGAAAGAACAAAACAAGCAAGCAAATATATGCGTACGTTGATCTTCCAAGGTGAAATTATTGAAACCACCGTCTTCTCGagtttcaaatatttgaatgTCCTTACTCTCAACTGTGATAAAGTTACTGAGTTACCGAGTTCCATTCGTAAGTTGATATATTTGAGGCATCTTAATATTTCAAGAacacaaattgaaattttgcCAGATTGGATTTGTGAACTCCGTTGCTTGCAAAGGTTGTATGCATTGACAATGTCTCTGAGGGAACTGCCTAGTACTTTTgagtacttaattaatttactgtatttttatattcagaGTGGTGTGCAGTTGCCTCCTAGGATTGGGAGATTAACTAATCTGCAAGCTCTCAAGTTCAGAGTGGCCGAGCTGAAAGGATACACTATCGAAGAGTTGGGGAGTTTGGACAATCTCGAACGACTATCTATTCAGAATCTGGAAAAGGTAGCTGACATTGAAGAAGCGAAGAAAGCAAAGTTATCTGAGAAGCAAAGACTAAGCACCTTGGAGTTAGAATGGGCTGAAAATGGGGAAGGTGAAAGAAAAGACGAGTCTCTCAAAAACAAGAGAGAAAGGGATGATGAGGCTGTGGCTGTGTTGGAAGGCCTCGAACCTCACCAAGAGCTAAAGGTGTTAAAGATTGCAGGATTCAAAGGCGAAAGATTACCATCATGGATTGTTGAAAGGAGGCTTGACAGGTTGATTGAGATAACACTGAGTAGCTGCcaagaatttgaagaaattccGACGTTGGGGCAGTTGCCTAATCTCAAATTTCTTAGTTTGAGCAAATTGAGCAGTGTGAGATCTATAAATTCTTTATTCTGTTGGACTGGCAATAGCGACGAAGTCATCTTTCCATCACTTGAAAGTCTATTACTGCTAAATATGGCTGATTTGAGCGAGAGGAGTCAAACAGAATTTTCCAATGAAGTGAAGGTATTTCCTCGTCTTAAATCCTTGAAGATACACCACTGCTATAGATTGGAATATCTCCCAAACTGGTTATTCCGTAAAACTCATAGTGTCTCTCAATTGGATATAAAGCATTGTCCCATGTTGAGAGCATTGCCAGATGGTTTACATGCTCTGGATTCTCTGGAGCAGTTGACTATAAGAGGCTGTCGAAATCTGAAGTCCATAGCATATCCAAGTGGTGGGAGGAGCTTTCCATCCCTCCGCAGTTTGGAGATTCATGATTGCCATGAGCTGGTGGAATTGGTGGAGCCATCGGCGCCTTTGCTCAAGAAAGTGTCTGTGGTGGAACTAAAGAGCCTTCAGAATCTACCTAGGTTTCTTCGTTGCTTGgaaaaatcacaatttctTGAACAACTCACCGTTGTTGCTGTCCCCACATTCATGTTCAATTCTAGTGGCTATGTCTGGCCTTTTCGcaggttgaaaaaattggagaTCGATATTAGCAGGCTATGGTCAGAAGAGAATAGAGTGGCTATTAATGCGAGAGTCGACTACATATTGCAAGACTGTCACGTTTTGGAGAAGAAGCATTGCATGAATG AAAAAGGTGTTCCTGTCAGTGGCAGTGTGTATGAATCGTTCATGGCACAACACAAGAAGTGA